ACGATTTAGTCCTCACCGATCTGCTGATGCCTGGCATGGATGGTGTGCAGTTCATCCAGAAGCTGGCAGCCCTGCGCTCACGACCTGCCCTGGCAATCATGAGCTCGTCCTCACGACGCATGCTGATGGCCGCAAGCCTGGTTGCCCGCAATCTGGAGGTCAACGTCATCGGGCTGATTTCAAAGCCGGTGCGGGCCAGCGCCCTGCGGGATCTGATCGACCAGCTCATGAGGCTGCGAGATAAAACGCCACCGGCACCCCTTGCCGATATTGACCGCCAGTCACTGATTGACGCACTGGACAACGCAGAGTTTGAGGCCTGGTTTCAGCCCAAAAAAGCATTGGCCAATGGCCGCATCGTGGCTGCCGAAGCACTGGTGCGCTGGATACATCCCGAACACGGGGTGCTGTTACCCGGGGTGTTTCTGCCCGCACTGAGCACCTTTAATCTGGAGGAACGCCTGTTATGGCTGATGCTTGAACAAGGTATCGAGGCCCAGGCGCAATGGGCCAGGCAAGGCTATGACATACCTGTGTCGATCAACCTGCCTACCCACCTGCTTAACAGCGATGACCTTCCCGATCGTATTCACGCGTTCGTTCTGCGCCACAACGGTGTGCCGGAAAAAGTGTTCTTTGAGTTGATGGAGTGCTCAACCCCTCAACAAATGAGTAGCTTTTATGCGGGTGCTTGCCGGTTACGGATCAAGGGGTTCGGGCTGTCACAAGACGACTTCGGCAAAGGTTACAGCTCCTACATCAACCTGGTCTCGACCCCTTTTACCGAGCTCAAGATCGACCGGGCGCTGGTGCGCGGCTGCAGTGAAAATGAAGAGCTGGCGCAAGCCTTGACCAGCATCGTCGGGCTTGGACGGCAACTGGGCCTGACCGTTGTCGCGGAAGGTGTAGAAACAGCGCAAGAACTTGCCTTTTTGCACAAGATCGACTGCACTCAGGTCCAGGGCTTTTTGATCTCCCACGCTGTCTCTAGCGACTTGTTTGCGCAGTTGTTGACTCATGATGGCCCGGCAAGCGCATTTTAGGCGCTTGAGGGTTTTTTGAAGGTTAACTCTTTTGTACGAATCGCTTTGTTCAGGGCTTCAAGATGACTGCGCGTAACACCCTCCTTGATAAGTTGACCAAGAGCTCACTGCGCCTTAACAAAGGGCTTACCGTTCTACTCGCACTCGCATTGCTGTTGATTGGAGTCAGCTATTGGGGCGTGCAGCGCATGCTTGACGAGCAACGCGAGAATGTGGGTTTTCACTTTGCCCGGCTGATGGAAAGCATTCGTGAGCACGAGTCTTTTCTCAACACCGTATCCAGGGAAAGCACCAAGGGCAGGCTGCTGGAAAAACTGCATGCACCGATAAACCTGCACGACCCGGCACCTGCGCAGGGTGACAACGTCTATGTGGGGCGAGAGTATTCGTTCTCTCTGCCGTTCAGTGTAAGAATCAACCCGACCACCATCCCTGCCCTGCAGAACAGCAAAATCACTGAATTGGGCGCCCATCTGGCCAACTATTACAGCGCGTATTGGTCCGCCTCGCACTATCAGTCACCGCAAATTTACGTGTTCAATGTCCCGGACAATTTTGAGCTCAGCGTCCCGGCCCACGGACGGCTGCGCGGTGTGGCCCATACGCAGGTAGGTGAGTCAGCCTTTGTCATACAGCAGATTCTGGCGTCCAGAACCGCAAACACTGCGCAGGGAGAAGCCAACTCTGTGCATTGGCTGCCCTATATCGGCAGGCCCGGTAGTGGCAGCGCCCCAAACATGCTGAGCTATGTCGATATTGATCTGCCCTCCACGCAACTGCATATTTCCGGTGCCAGTCCAAGGGTCGTGGTTGCTTCGTTGCTGAATCTGGCTCAGGTCAACAATGTCGAGCGAATCACGCAGCGGTCGATCTATGACCATTTCATCCTGATCGCTCCCACTGGCGAGACAGTGATTGGCGCGCCCAAGCCGGAACTGGCGCTGCATGACGGGCTGAACCTTAATAGCGAGGGCCTCGTATTTCAGATCAGCAGTGCTGAGCCAAAGCCCTGGACCGGCATTTACATCATCAGTTTTACAACCTTTCTGGACTATGCCTTGTGGGCTTTACTGGGCCTGCTCGCGCTGTTGCTGGCGGGACTGGGTTGCGGCTGGGCGTTCAGCCGGTGGTACAAAAAACGGGTCATCGTGCCCGCGCGACAAGCTCACGACGATATTGCCGAGCGTGAGGCTTTCAGTCAGACAGTTATTGAAAGTGCACCTACCGGTCTATGTGTGGTGAGGTGCAGCGATCACAAGGTATTGCTTGAAAACCAGCTCGCCCAGCAATCGCGCAGCTCGGCAAAGCTTGTTGCTGCTCTCGAGAAGCACCATGAGCTGTCTGCTCACGGTAAAACCGAGCTGGAGATTGACGGTCGCCATTTACAGGTGGGTGTTGTTTTTACCCGCTACCACGGTGAGGACGCCTGGCTTTGTGCCTTCCACGATGTGACTAACCATATTGAAGATGCGACCATCCTTGAGCACGCGCGCCAGGCTGCAGACTCGGCCAACAAAGCCAAAAGTCGTTTTCTGGCAACCATGAGTCATGAAATCCGCACCCCCCTCTATGGCGTATTGGGCACGCTGGAACTGCTGGAACTCACGGCTCTGCAACCGCGTCAGCAGGAGTATCTGCACACCATCCAGCGCTCATCGTCGACCTTGTTCCAGCTAATCAGCGATGTTCTGGATGTCTCCAAGATTGAAGCGGGACAGATGACCATCGACAGCCAGGACTTTTGCCCCCTGGATATAACCGAAGAAACGATGAGCACCTACAGTGCCTTTGCCCTGAACAAAGGCTTGCAACTCTATGCCTGCATTGATGCCCAGATACCCGCCAGGGTACGGGGTGACCCGGTGCGCATCCGTCAGATTCTCAATAATCTGCTCAGCAATGCCATCAAGTTCACCGACAGCGGCCAGGTAGTTTTGTGGGTCCGCACACTGGAGCAAAACGAGGAATACAGCACTCTGGAATGGCAAGTCAGCGACTCGGGCATCGGTATTTCCCCTGCACAACAAGTGCAACTGTTCGAGCCTTTTTATCAAGTGCGCACTACCTTCAGTGAAGGAGGCGCAGGCCTGGGGCTGTCCATTTGCCGACGGCTGTGCGAGTTGATGGGTGGTTCACTTGAGGTGATAAGCGAACCCGGTCTGGGCAGCAGTTTTTCCTTGCAACTGAGGCTCAAACGCGAGCCTGGAGAGCTGGCCGACTGCCCTGAGTTCGGGCCTCAGACAGTACCCGTTTATGTACGGGCACCGGCCCCTGAGCTGGCACAACATATCTGTGCATGGCTAAGTCGAATGGGGGTACACGCTCGGCTGCTGAACGATATGCAGTCGGTTGACCGCTCAGCACTGCTGGTAGACATCCTGGCATCGGACACTCATCACGACTGGCCGGGCCCGCGCATTATTGCCAGGCCAGACGGGCGCAACCCACCTGAGTTCAGTGCCAATGGCTGGGAAGCAGATGCCAATTCCATTCGGGGGATTGCCTGGGCCGTGAGCTTTGCACAGCAAGGAATCGCCACGCCCGTCAGTGACTCACTCCCCAGACAAAACCAACAGCTGCAACTGCGCGTGCTGGTTGCCGAAGACAACCCGATCAATCGAGAAATCATCAAGGAACAACTGGAGGCGCTGGGATGCTTCGTAGTGGTGGCCATCAATGGTGAACAGGCACTTGAATTCTGGATGCCCGGCGTGTTCGACCTGGTACTGACCGACGTCAACATGCCGGTGCTCAACGGTTATGAGTTGGCCAGGGCCCTGCGGGCACAAGACTCGGAACTGCCCATTATCGGCATTACTGCCAATGCCATGCGCGAAGAAGGCAAACGCTGCGCCGCTGCCGGCATGAACGCCTGGATGGTCAAGCCCTTGAGCATGCATACCCTGCATGCCCAACTGCTCAAGCACTGCAAGGGCGTACTGATTGATCCTGGCATGACGACTGACCAGCCCCCGGCCCCCACAAGCGGCATCGATCAAGTCCAGCTCTCGCCCCGAATGCGCGAGCTGTTCTTCAGCACGATGTACGAAGATGTGCACATGATTCAAGTTGCGCTGGACAGTAACGATGCCATGGCACTGGCACATCAGTTGCACAGCATGGGCGGAGCCTTGGGCTCAGTACAGTCTTACGCCCTGGCCGATACCTGCAGTGAACTTGAACTCCAGCTAAGAGAACGTGGCGTTACACCTCAACTGGCACAGGATGTCAGCGACTGGCTGGAACGAATTGCTGCATTGCTAAAAAAACTGGAGGCTCCTGACTTATGAAGCCATTCGATCTACTCGTGACGTTTCACGGATAACGTGCCATGCGCAAACTTAATGTTGTAATCGCCGACGATCACCCCATTGTGCTGTTGGGCTTGCTTGAATTGATTGAGCGCGACGGACGCTTCCATGTTGTCGGCCAGGCGGTAGGCTCTGAAGGGCTGGTGCAGCTGCTGGAGAAGCAGGCTGTAGACCTTATCGTCACGGATTTCAGCATGCCGGCAAAATCACCTTATGGTGACGGCCTGAAACTGGTGGAGTATTTGAAGCGTCACTACCCCAGTGTGCGCATTCTGGTGTTGACCATGATATCCAGCCCCTTGATTCTCACTCGCCTGCACGAACTGGGAGTGGCCGGGATCATTCAAAAAAGGCATTTGCACAACGAAATCGAAGTCGCGCTCAACGCTGTTATCCAGGGCATGGAATACCAGAATGCTGACGCAACGGCTAAATCGTTGACTGATAACCTGCTGACCTTGAATGAGCGCTTCGCCACTCTGTCACCCAAAGAGCACGAAATACTTCGTCTTTTTGTCTCAGGGCAAAGTGTCAGTGACATCGCAAGAGGGCAAAACAGAAGCTCTAAGACCATCAGTGCTCAGAAAATTTCTGCCATGCGTAAACTGGAAGTGACCAGCGACCAGGATTTGATCACCTATTGCCTGGAGACCAATATCTTTAAATAGGATTTAGCAGGGGTCTCAATGGTCGCGGTAGAGATGGCAGCTACCTGCCCCGCGATACGTACGTGCACAACCGCCGCAAACGGCCCCTGCCCATGTGTAGCCCGACTTGAGTAGTCCCGTGTTGTTCAATGCTGATTTCTGTATAGGCCATGGTTTCACCTTACCTAAGGATGAGGTGTTGTACCCAGCTTTTGCGGTCGCCCTTATAAGAATAAGGAACGTCTTATATTCTTTTCCCGCCAGCCCAAATATGATGACCGTTATTGAAAGACGCCATAGTTATTGAGGTAGGTTGCGCCAATTGCCAAAAGCAATATTTACATGTATTCCCTACTACCGGAACAACCGACTTTAGCCTCCGCTAACTCAAGATACATTTGCGGTTTTTTCTGCACACCAAAACTCCTAGCCGAGTGCTTGCATTCATCTGCACAGCCTGTTGAATACTATTTTTATTTTCACCCAAAATGGGAATAAAAAGAACGCATCGCCAGGCATATCTGAAACGCTATTAAGTAAATAGCATTCAACTTGTAAAATAGGAAAGTTAAAATGTTCACTGTTCAAAAATCCCTATGCGCCTTGGCCGTTCTGGCGACTACATCAATGCCAGTCCTGGCAGAAAGCATTGACGTGCGCGTTGTAGGGACTATTTCTCCCGCAGCCTGTACACCAATGTTGACCGGCGGTGGCACTGTAGATTACGGCGCAATCAAGCCTGACGCCCTGAGTGAAGATGCATTCACCGTACTGGCTGAAAAGCAGTTGGACTTCGGTATCGTTTGTGATGCACCGGCTAAAATCGCGCTGAAAGCAATCAATGGCCGTCCAGGCTCTTTGGCGGGCGCAGTTGAAGGCCCAGGCGGCTTTGGTGTCCCCAAAGTTAATCTGTTAACAGACGCGAATGCGGTAGCAGGCGGTCTGGGACTCGACGGCCAGCACAAAATTGGCGGTTATGCCGTTGCCATGAAACCAGGCACCGTGCAGGCGGATGGCGTAGATGTTAACAGTATTCGTAGCAGCAACAACGGCACAACCTGGGAAGCCAGCCCAGCGGGTATTCTGGGCGGCAACGCCTGGGCTAACTTGTGGAACACCTGGAGCAAGACAGGCACTACCGTGCCGGTCGCTTTCGAAACGTTGTCAGGCAAGTTGTCGGTACAAGCCTATATCAACAAAACTTCAGAGTTGGACCTGACCAAGCCTGTAGCACTGGATGGCCTGACAACTATCGAGTTGGTTTATCTGTAACGCTCTCTGAAACAGATCGCTAGATTTAATAGTGGCCCCATATCCCTATGGGGCCCTTTTCCTTGTTGGTCATAATTAGCAACGACACTGTATCTCCTACACCGCACTGGTATAAAACAGTATGAAATTATCATCTTTATTTAACACAGGCGCGATCGCGCTCTTGCTGTTCTCTACCCATTCCGAGGCCACCGGCATGGTGCCGGAAACCTCCGTGGTAATCGTCGAGCAAGAGGACGGTGAAGGGGCTATCAATGTCAAAAATACCGATGCATTCCCGGTATTGTTATTAACCACTCTTGAAAATATCGAAGACGACGGTGAAAACCTGCTGACTATTACGCCACCGACTGCGCGCGTCGAACCCGGCAATTCTCAACGTGTTCGCTTTATCATAACTAACAAAGAACCGCTGAAAACCGAACGTCTCAAACGTGTCACCTTTGAGGGCGTGCCGCCGCAGCAAAAAGGTAAAAATGAAGTGCGCGTCACCATGCGCCAAAACCTCCCGGTGATTATCCGCCCTGCTGGATTGGAAAAAGACTTGTCACCCTGGAAACGCCTAGCCTGGAAGCAGATCGGCGGCAGCATCACCGTCAGCAATCCGTCACCTTACGTGGTACGTCTTGGGCAGGGTATACAAACGCTGCCAGACAACACCAACTGGACTCTGCCGAATACCTACGTATTACCGGGCCAAACGCTGACCATCAAGCCGGATGACAATACAAATCCGGGGGAGGCCCAACAGGTACGCATTTCTCCAGCGACTACCTGGGGTTACACCGTCAACACCTATGACGCGCCACTGAGCCACTGACGTGAGGATGACGGTGCCAAATCAATCCCACTCGGCCGTCAACACTAGACCAGCACGCTCAGTGCTTTCTTTGGCGCTATTGACCGCCTTGAGCACACAACCATTATCAGCTCTGGCAGCCGCTGGCGATGTCGAGTTCGATATCCAGGCCATGCAGGCGCGCGGTGTCGATACAAAAGTTGCGGAATGGTTTCGCCAGGCACCGCGTTTTATGCCGGGTGAGTCGACAGTGGCATTAACGGTGAACGGTAGTGCCCGAGGCAGGGCCAAAGTTCGCTTTGATCATGATGGTCAACTGTGCGCGGACAAAGACTTTCAACGGCAGGCTGGGTTGTTGTCACCGCCCGGCTTTAGGGAAGATGCGGCCTGCTTTGACCTGAAAAGTGCCTGGCCGCAAGCCGAACTGAACCTCAATCCGGGCCAAGAACGGATCGATCTGGTGGTACCACAGCAGGCGGTCGCCTTATACGGTACCGAAAGCGGTAACTGGAACCATGGCGGCTTTGCCAGCATGCTCAACTACGATGCGCAATATATGGATTCGGACGGCAGCACAGGTCTGAATTTTACACAACTGGGTAGTGAAGCCGGGTTCAACCTTAGCGACTGGATTGTGCGTAGTCGCCAGACCTATACGCGGTTTGACGGTGATACGTCGATGCAGCATCAAGCAGCCTATGCGCAGCGCAGCTTTACCGCCCTTAAAAAGGTGCTACAGGCCGGGCAAATCAGCTTGTCTAACTCGATGTTCGGCACTGGCCAGGTTCTAGGTATGCAACTACTCCCTGAGGCGGCGCTGACGGGTAACCGCGGCGGTGCCGGATTGGTTGAAGGCATTGCCGACAGTCAGTCGGTGGT
This genomic stretch from Pseudomonas deceptionensis harbors:
- a CDS encoding response regulator — translated: MRKLNVVIADDHPIVLLGLLELIERDGRFHVVGQAVGSEGLVQLLEKQAVDLIVTDFSMPAKSPYGDGLKLVEYLKRHYPSVRILVLTMISSPLILTRLHELGVAGIIQKRHLHNEIEVALNAVIQGMEYQNADATAKSLTDNLLTLNERFATLSPKEHEILRLFVSGQSVSDIARGQNRSSKTISAQKISAMRKLEVTSDQDLITYCLETNIFK
- a CDS encoding hybrid sensor histidine kinase/response regulator, whose protein sequence is MTARNTLLDKLTKSSLRLNKGLTVLLALALLLIGVSYWGVQRMLDEQRENVGFHFARLMESIREHESFLNTVSRESTKGRLLEKLHAPINLHDPAPAQGDNVYVGREYSFSLPFSVRINPTTIPALQNSKITELGAHLANYYSAYWSASHYQSPQIYVFNVPDNFELSVPAHGRLRGVAHTQVGESAFVIQQILASRTANTAQGEANSVHWLPYIGRPGSGSAPNMLSYVDIDLPSTQLHISGASPRVVVASLLNLAQVNNVERITQRSIYDHFILIAPTGETVIGAPKPELALHDGLNLNSEGLVFQISSAEPKPWTGIYIISFTTFLDYALWALLGLLALLLAGLGCGWAFSRWYKKRVIVPARQAHDDIAEREAFSQTVIESAPTGLCVVRCSDHKVLLENQLAQQSRSSAKLVAALEKHHELSAHGKTELEIDGRHLQVGVVFTRYHGEDAWLCAFHDVTNHIEDATILEHARQAADSANKAKSRFLATMSHEIRTPLYGVLGTLELLELTALQPRQQEYLHTIQRSSSTLFQLISDVLDVSKIEAGQMTIDSQDFCPLDITEETMSTYSAFALNKGLQLYACIDAQIPARVRGDPVRIRQILNNLLSNAIKFTDSGQVVLWVRTLEQNEEYSTLEWQVSDSGIGISPAQQVQLFEPFYQVRTTFSEGGAGLGLSICRRLCELMGGSLEVISEPGLGSSFSLQLRLKREPGELADCPEFGPQTVPVYVRAPAPELAQHICAWLSRMGVHARLLNDMQSVDRSALLVDILASDTHHDWPGPRIIARPDGRNPPEFSANGWEADANSIRGIAWAVSFAQQGIATPVSDSLPRQNQQLQLRVLVAEDNPINREIIKEQLEALGCFVVVAINGEQALEFWMPGVFDLVLTDVNMPVLNGYELARALRAQDSELPIIGITANAMREEGKRCAAAGMNAWMVKPLSMHTLHAQLLKHCKGVLIDPGMTTDQPPAPTSGIDQVQLSPRMRELFFSTMYEDVHMIQVALDSNDAMALAHQLHSMGGALGSVQSYALADTCSELELQLRERGVTPQLAQDVSDWLERIAALLKKLEAPDL
- a CDS encoding EAL domain-containing response regulator, giving the protein MKPFSILIVEDHPFQRMYLQNLFSELGDFYLECAQDGAHALACLQRHNYDLVLTDLLMPGMDGVQFIQKLAALRSRPALAIMSSSSRRMLMAASLVARNLEVNVIGLISKPVRASALRDLIDQLMRLRDKTPPAPLADIDRQSLIDALDNAEFEAWFQPKKALANGRIVAAEALVRWIHPEHGVLLPGVFLPALSTFNLEERLLWLMLEQGIEAQAQWARQGYDIPVSINLPTHLLNSDDLPDRIHAFVLRHNGVPEKVFFELMECSTPQQMSSFYAGACRLRIKGFGLSQDDFGKGYSSYINLVSTPFTELKIDRALVRGCSENEELAQALTSIVGLGRQLGLTVVAEGVETAQELAFLHKIDCTQVQGFLISHAVSSDLFAQLLTHDGPASAF
- a CDS encoding fimbria/pilus chaperone family protein; amino-acid sequence: MKLSSLFNTGAIALLLFSTHSEATGMVPETSVVIVEQEDGEGAINVKNTDAFPVLLLTTLENIEDDGENLLTITPPTARVEPGNSQRVRFIITNKEPLKTERLKRVTFEGVPPQQKGKNEVRVTMRQNLPVIIRPAGLEKDLSPWKRLAWKQIGGSITVSNPSPYVVRLGQGIQTLPDNTNWTLPNTYVLPGQTLTIKPDDNTNPGEAQQVRISPATTWGYTVNTYDAPLSH
- a CDS encoding DUF1120 domain-containing protein, coding for MFTVQKSLCALAVLATTSMPVLAESIDVRVVGTISPAACTPMLTGGGTVDYGAIKPDALSEDAFTVLAEKQLDFGIVCDAPAKIALKAINGRPGSLAGAVEGPGGFGVPKVNLLTDANAVAGGLGLDGQHKIGGYAVAMKPGTVQADGVDVNSIRSSNNGTTWEASPAGILGGNAWANLWNTWSKTGTTVPVAFETLSGKLSVQAYINKTSELDLTKPVALDGLTTIELVYL